A part of Azospirillum thermophilum genomic DNA contains:
- a CDS encoding class I SAM-dependent methyltransferase — MDAESIRAAYRRYARIYDRVFGVLLGAGRNATVAWLNRRGGLRILEVGVGTGLSLSDYRRDNRVVGIDLSTDMLRVAKERVEREGLTHVDGLLEMDAGRLAFADGSFDVVVAMYVMTVVPDPAGTMAELERVCKPGGDIVIVNHFAAPRPGIRRMVEEWLAPLSKKLGWRPDFTLDTLLDGSRLKVESIETVPPFGLFSLLHCRRAAA, encoded by the coding sequence ATGGACGCCGAATCCATCCGCGCCGCCTACCGCCGCTATGCCCGCATCTATGACCGCGTCTTCGGCGTGCTGCTGGGGGCGGGGCGCAACGCCACGGTCGCCTGGCTGAACCGGCGCGGCGGCCTGCGCATCCTGGAGGTCGGGGTGGGCACCGGCCTGTCCCTCTCCGACTATCGCCGGGACAACCGGGTGGTCGGCATCGACCTGTCCACCGACATGCTGCGCGTCGCCAAGGAGCGGGTGGAGCGCGAGGGGCTGACCCATGTCGACGGGCTGCTGGAGATGGACGCCGGCAGGCTGGCCTTCGCCGACGGCAGCTTCGACGTGGTGGTGGCGATGTACGTGATGACCGTGGTGCCCGATCCGGCCGGCACGATGGCCGAGCTGGAGCGGGTGTGCAAGCCGGGCGGCGACATCGTCATCGTCAACCATTTCGCCGCTCCCCGCCCGGGCATCCGCCGCATGGTCGAGGAGTGGCTGGCGCCCTTGTCGAAGAAGCTGGGCTGGCGGCCGGACTTCACGCTGGACACGCTGCTCGACGGCTCCCGCCTCAAGGTCGAGTCGATCGAGACGGTGCCGCCCTTCGGCCTGTTCAGCCTGCTGCACTGCCGCCGCGCCGCTGCCTGA
- the ggt gene encoding gamma-glutamyltransferase, which yields MAADPAVYVPDHSLVSQLSSANLSVETIRMNRFAARCRLSSAVLALCAGLSLPVASMAQTVTAAPPAQPLVRYDIGDSIFTPVWAGRGMVSSEHRLATQVGVDILKKGGNAVDAAVAVGFALAVVLPNAGNIGGGGFMVVHDAASGKDVAIDFREMAPAKAGRDMYLDGQGKVVAERSLYTHLAVGIPGTVAGLAHAQAKYGKLTLADVIAPAIRLAEEGFEVSPQLAGLLEVEKDHLAKWDATRAIFFKGDQPLRAGDMLVNKDLAESLKQIAANGPKAFYEGTIATRIAEEMGRHGGLITTDDLKAYKVVEREPVAGSYRGYTVKSMPPPSSGGTHIIQMLNVLERFPLKDMGSDSARTIHVMAETMKLAYADRSEYLGDPDFTKVPVKGLTSRGYAEELAKKIDPEKATPASGIKPGKPQPYESDQTTHFSVADDQGNVVATTYTLNLNFGSGIVAAGTGILLNNEMDDFSAKPGVPNAFGLVGGDANAIQPYKRPLSSMSPTIVLKDGKPWLITGSPGGSRIITTTMETIIDHIDFGMNPAESAASPRVHHQWTPDELRVEKGLSPDTVTLLQQMGHKVVVKPTMGRTQTIQVLPTGLYGYSDPRNPDGATAGY from the coding sequence ATGGCCGCAGATCCTGCGGTCTACGTGCCCGACCACTCTCTCGTCAGCCAGCTCTCTTCAGCCAATCTCTCGGTGGAGACCATAAGAATGAACCGCTTCGCCGCCCGCTGCCGGCTGTCCTCGGCCGTCCTCGCGCTGTGTGCCGGCCTGTCGCTGCCCGTCGCCTCGATGGCGCAGACGGTGACCGCGGCCCCGCCGGCCCAGCCGCTGGTCCGTTACGATATCGGCGATTCGATCTTCACGCCCGTCTGGGCCGGCCGCGGCATGGTCTCGTCCGAGCACAGGCTGGCGACCCAGGTCGGCGTCGACATCCTGAAGAAGGGTGGCAACGCCGTGGACGCCGCGGTGGCGGTCGGCTTCGCGCTTGCGGTGGTGCTGCCCAACGCCGGCAACATCGGCGGCGGCGGCTTCATGGTCGTCCATGACGCGGCGAGCGGCAAGGACGTCGCCATCGACTTCCGCGAGATGGCCCCGGCCAAGGCCGGCCGCGACATGTACCTGGACGGGCAGGGCAAGGTCGTCGCCGAGCGGTCGCTCTACACCCACCTCGCCGTCGGTATCCCGGGCACGGTCGCCGGCCTCGCCCATGCCCAGGCCAAGTACGGCAAGCTGACGCTGGCCGATGTCATCGCCCCGGCGATCCGGCTGGCCGAGGAGGGGTTCGAGGTCAGCCCGCAGCTCGCCGGCCTGCTGGAGGTGGAGAAGGACCATCTGGCCAAGTGGGACGCCACCCGCGCCATCTTCTTCAAGGGCGACCAGCCGCTGCGCGCCGGCGACATGCTGGTGAACAAGGACCTCGCCGAGTCGCTGAAGCAGATCGCCGCCAACGGGCCGAAGGCCTTCTACGAGGGCACCATCGCCACCCGCATCGCGGAGGAGATGGGCCGGCATGGCGGCCTGATCACCACCGACGACCTGAAGGCCTACAAGGTGGTGGAACGCGAACCGGTGGCCGGCAGCTACCGCGGCTACACCGTCAAGTCGATGCCGCCGCCCAGCTCCGGCGGGACGCACATCATCCAGATGCTGAACGTGCTGGAGCGCTTCCCGCTGAAGGACATGGGCTCCGACAGCGCCCGGACCATCCATGTCATGGCGGAGACGATGAAGCTCGCCTACGCCGACCGGTCGGAATATCTGGGCGACCCGGACTTCACCAAGGTGCCGGTCAAGGGTCTGACATCGCGCGGCTATGCCGAGGAGCTGGCGAAGAAGATCGACCCGGAGAAGGCGACGCCGGCCTCCGGCATCAAGCCGGGCAAGCCGCAGCCCTACGAGAGCGACCAGACCACCCATTTCTCGGTCGCCGACGACCAGGGCAACGTCGTCGCCACCACCTACACGCTGAACCTGAATTTCGGCAGCGGCATCGTCGCCGCCGGCACCGGCATCCTGCTGAACAACGAGATGGACGACTTCTCCGCCAAGCCGGGGGTGCCCAATGCCTTCGGTCTGGTGGGCGGCGACGCCAACGCCATCCAGCCCTACAAGCGGCCGCTCAGCTCGATGTCGCCGACCATCGTGCTGAAGGACGGCAAGCCCTGGCTGATCACCGGCAGCCCCGGCGGCAGCCGCATCATCACCACCACGATGGAAACCATCATCGACCACATCGACTTCGGCATGAACCCGGCGGAATCCGCCGCCTCGCCCCGCGTCCACCACCAGTGGACCCCGGACGAGCTGCGGGTGGAGAAGGGGCTCAGCCCCGACACCGTCACGCTGCTGCAGCAGATGGGGCACAAGGTGGTGGTGAAGCCCACCATGGGCCGCACCCAGACCATCCAGGTCCTGCCGACCGGCCTTTACGGCTACTCCGACCCGCGCAACCCCGATGGGGCGACCGCCGGCTACTGA
- a CDS encoding ATP-binding protein — MPRLFDPLVAGHDRSGRRGEGLGLAMVFAVLHGHEGGILIASKPGAGTLVRLFVPLAGAPAPLVPARGDPPHRAAAADGAMRAAASLRCRILLVDGDAASGDRLSAGLERLGHEVAVCESEEEALAVFAEEPAAFDVVAAAAGFDGLPARLKERHPGIACVLCGGPAPRVPGADLVLPAPVDVLLLGTRAAELAAARREGRA; from the coding sequence CTGCCGCGCCTGTTCGACCCGCTGGTCGCCGGCCATGACCGCAGCGGTCGCCGGGGCGAGGGGCTCGGCCTCGCCATGGTGTTCGCGGTCCTGCACGGCCACGAGGGCGGGATCCTGATCGCCTCGAAGCCGGGAGCGGGAACGCTGGTCCGGCTGTTCGTCCCGCTGGCCGGCGCCCCGGCCCCCCTGGTGCCGGCCCGCGGCGACCCGCCCCACCGGGCGGCGGCGGCGGACGGGGCCATGCGGGCGGCTGCCTCGCTGCGCTGCCGGATCCTGCTGGTCGACGGCGACGCGGCGAGCGGCGACCGGCTGTCCGCCGGGCTGGAGCGGCTGGGCCACGAGGTTGCGGTGTGCGAGAGCGAGGAGGAGGCGCTGGCCGTCTTCGCGGAGGAGCCTGCGGCCTTCGACGTGGTCGCCGCCGCGGCCGGGTTCGACGGGCTGCCCGCCCGGCTGAAGGAGCGTCACCCGGGGATCGCCTGCGTCCTCTGCGGCGGGCCTGCGCCGCGGGTCCCGGGCGCCGACCTCGTCCTGCCCGCTCCGGTCGATGTCCTGCTGCTGGGGACCCGCGCGGCGGAGCTGGCCGCGGCCCGGCGGGAGGGCCGCGCGTGA
- a CDS encoding response regulator transcription factor: MRILVADDHPLFRDALELSVRQAWPDADVVCVGGLDDLPAGRYGLVVLDWRIPGTAGADPVTRLRSAGVEGPIAVVSGAEEPETALEALRCGAEAFLPKTTPRRVLSQALRLVADGGSFVPKSVALDLLAAAGDFDEQGDDQQDGQGDEDGDAPLSSPLTEREGQVLGMLATGATNKEIGRQLGLQEVTVKLHTRRILRKLGARNRTDAVRRAQEAGLLASAQAGSTASA, from the coding sequence ATGAGGATTCTGGTCGCGGACGACCATCCGCTGTTCCGGGATGCGTTGGAACTGTCGGTCCGCCAGGCTTGGCCGGACGCCGATGTCGTCTGCGTCGGCGGCCTGGATGACCTTCCGGCCGGCCGTTACGGCCTCGTCGTGCTCGACTGGCGCATCCCCGGCACCGCCGGGGCCGATCCGGTCACCCGCCTGCGCTCCGCCGGCGTGGAGGGACCCATCGCCGTCGTGTCCGGCGCCGAGGAGCCGGAGACCGCGCTGGAGGCGCTGCGCTGCGGCGCGGAGGCCTTCCTGCCCAAGACCACGCCGCGCCGGGTGCTGTCGCAGGCGCTGCGGCTGGTGGCGGACGGCGGCAGCTTCGTTCCGAAGAGCGTCGCCCTCGACCTGCTGGCCGCGGCCGGCGACTTCGACGAGCAGGGCGACGACCAGCAAGACGGCCAGGGCGACGAGGACGGCGACGCCCCTCTGTCCTCCCCCCTGACGGAGCGGGAGGGCCAGGTGCTCGGCATGCTCGCCACCGGCGCCACCAACAAGGAGATCGGGCGGCAGCTCGGTCTCCAGGAAGTCACGGTGAAGCTCCACACCCGCCGCATCCTGCGCAAGCTGGGCGCCCGCAACCGGACCGACGCCGTGCGCCGCGCGCAGGAGGCCGGGTTGCTCGCCTCCGCCCAGGCGGGCAGCACCGCGTCCGCCTGA
- a CDS encoding HD domain-containing phosphohydrolase: protein MTVLIVDDDEANLFIMAAVVRRVDGAEPVTVAGPAEALDWLRNNEPDLILLDQMMPDMDGMELLRHIREDRRLNEVPVVMITANTSVEVRVRALDEGCNDFLTKPIVVPEVQARMRNLLALRQSRSLLRDRAALLAAEVDRVTAALQRQGQELVHRLSRAAECRDPETGAHIERMARYSEVIAEAAGFDRDYSRQLRHAAPMHDIGKVGIPDLILLKPGRLSPEELLIMRQHTQIGHRILADSAVPLLQLAAEIALSHHEKFDGSGYPHGLAGNRIPASGRIVAVADVFDALTNARPYKRAWSLTDARDFMLANRGSHFDPDFMDAFLTRWDVIRDIHHTLPDIEEVMTPDD from the coding sequence ATGACCGTACTGATCGTCGACGACGACGAGGCGAACCTGTTCATCATGGCCGCCGTCGTCCGCCGCGTCGACGGGGCGGAGCCCGTGACCGTGGCGGGACCCGCCGAGGCGCTCGACTGGTTGCGGAACAACGAGCCGGACCTGATCCTGCTCGACCAGATGATGCCGGACATGGACGGGATGGAGCTGCTGCGCCACATCCGCGAGGACCGGCGCCTGAACGAGGTGCCGGTGGTGATGATCACCGCCAACACCTCGGTCGAGGTGCGGGTGCGCGCGCTCGACGAGGGGTGCAACGACTTCCTGACCAAGCCCATCGTCGTGCCCGAGGTGCAGGCCCGCATGCGCAACCTGCTGGCGCTCCGCCAGAGCCGCAGCCTGCTGCGCGACCGCGCCGCCCTGCTGGCGGCGGAGGTCGACCGGGTGACCGCCGCGCTGCAGCGGCAGGGGCAGGAGCTGGTGCACCGGCTGTCGCGCGCCGCCGAATGCCGCGATCCCGAGACCGGCGCCCATATCGAGCGGATGGCCCGCTATTCCGAGGTGATCGCCGAGGCTGCGGGCTTCGACCGCGACTACTCCCGCCAGCTCCGCCACGCCGCACCGATGCACGACATCGGCAAGGTCGGCATCCCGGACCTGATCCTGCTGAAGCCCGGCCGGCTGAGCCCGGAGGAGCTGCTGATCATGCGCCAGCACACCCAGATCGGCCACCGCATCCTGGCGGACAGCGCCGTTCCGCTGCTGCAGCTCGCGGCCGAGATCGCCCTGTCGCATCATGAGAAGTTCGACGGCTCCGGCTATCCCCACGGGCTGGCCGGCAACCGGATCCCGGCCAGCGGGCGGATCGTGGCGGTGGCGGACGTCTTCGACGCCCTGACCAACGCCCGCCCCTACAAGCGCGCCTGGAGCCTGACGGACGCCCGCGACTTCATGCTGGCCAACCGCGGCAGCCACTTCGACCCGGACTTCATGGACGCCTTCCTGACGCGCTGGGACGTGATCCGCGACATCCACCACACGCTGCCCGACATCGAGGAGGTCATGACCCCGGACGACTGA
- a CDS encoding PAS domain S-box protein, with translation MRRHEHVRFTRLVWAGTLGIAALLWLAAALLARYDEGEALARAERDTGNLARLVAEQTSRVVAETDQVLNFLIGDFLEHAPDLTTFQHLMHRIVQQSGILLQISYIDAGGVLVMTSAEAAPPGMTLIDREHFRIHVDRPGTGLYISKPVFGRTSGKWSIQITRRMTGPDGRFAGVLVASLDPYYFSRSFDGLDVGPDGALAILGLDGVLRARSVMDDRSIGLDLNASTVMTMARKEPAAFLRTVSAVDGVQRLLSYRVLKDYPLLVIAGFGEQSFLADTRRRQVVYYGVALASTLALAGLALLAVRQSSRYAAAVTRLEEGEQRFRDLAETASDWFWETDDQLRFTKLVGPLAPEVDGRPLPIGLRREDIALREVGDEAQWDDHVRLIELHQPFRDYRCRVMTRNGPRYFSVSGRPVFAADGRFAGYRGSAADITERERAAQRLLSSEARHRAMVSAVGQPIVTIDEHGAIDAVNPAAERMFGYRQGEVIGRPIRDLMPDPEAGRPGRALRDFLSAWHDQPAAAAREVTGRRKDGSLFPLEVTLAGWQAGDRRYFTAALRDVTAQREIEDSLRRARDAADHANRMKGEFLATMSHEIRTPMNGVLGALALVDGPNLDDEQRQMLEVARKSSNTLLQIIDDILDLSKLEAGKVEIEPVDFELHAALRDTVELLQPTAAARRLELSLVVAPGLPDHLRADLRRIRQVLVNLMGNALKFTRRGSVTVRAAPDGQPAADGSFRLRVEVADTGIGIAGEVIPSLFQRFTQADSSTTRRFGGTGLGLAISRELVTLMGGQIGVSSVEGRGSTFWFTVRCWPAEPMAVDPRPAGGEAGAGPAMPARPLRVLVAEDNEVNRDILVTILTRAGHRAVAVENGLEALRAVQDEDFDVALMDVQMPTMDGVTATRHIRAMPGPAGRLPIVALTGNAMPGSREEYLGAGMDAYLTKPIVSATLFSTLVAVTGDAAEAAAHPASHPAGEDWRAAPLVDRNQSDSIRIAVGDDGWDIALSAFARSARQTVASIRAAVGQGDPALHRLAHTLKGTAANVGAVRLSRLSARIEREDEPATLPPLAAALDGVLQDTLEAMKTGGAG, from the coding sequence GTGAGGCGCCACGAGCATGTCCGCTTCACCCGGCTGGTCTGGGCCGGCACGCTCGGCATCGCCGCCCTGCTGTGGCTCGCCGCCGCCCTGCTCGCCCGCTACGACGAGGGGGAGGCGCTGGCCCGGGCGGAGCGCGATACCGGCAACCTCGCGCGCCTCGTGGCTGAACAGACCAGCCGCGTCGTGGCGGAGACCGACCAGGTCCTGAACTTTCTGATCGGCGACTTCCTGGAGCACGCGCCGGACCTGACGACCTTCCAGCACCTGATGCACCGCATCGTCCAGCAGTCGGGCATCCTGCTGCAGATCTCCTACATCGACGCCGGCGGCGTGCTCGTCATGACCAGCGCGGAGGCGGCGCCGCCCGGGATGACCCTGATCGACCGCGAACATTTCCGCATCCACGTCGATCGGCCCGGCACGGGCCTCTACATCAGCAAGCCCGTCTTCGGCCGCACCTCCGGCAAATGGTCGATCCAGATCACCCGGCGGATGACCGGCCCGGACGGGCGTTTCGCCGGGGTCCTGGTCGCCTCGCTCGACCCCTACTATTTCAGCCGCTCCTTCGACGGCCTCGACGTCGGGCCGGACGGGGCGCTGGCCATCCTCGGGCTGGACGGGGTGCTGCGGGCGCGTTCGGTGATGGACGACCGGTCGATCGGGCTCGACCTCAACGCCAGTACAGTGATGACCATGGCGCGCAAGGAGCCGGCGGCGTTCCTGCGTACGGTCAGCGCGGTGGACGGGGTGCAGCGGCTGCTGAGCTACCGTGTGCTGAAGGACTATCCGCTGCTGGTGATCGCCGGCTTCGGCGAGCAGTCCTTCCTGGCCGACACACGCCGCCGGCAGGTCGTCTATTACGGCGTCGCGCTGGCGAGCACGCTGGCGCTCGCCGGTCTCGCGCTGCTGGCGGTGCGGCAGTCGTCGCGCTATGCCGCGGCGGTGACCCGGCTGGAGGAGGGGGAGCAGCGGTTCCGCGATCTGGCGGAGACCGCCTCGGACTGGTTCTGGGAGACCGACGACCAGCTCCGCTTCACCAAGCTGGTCGGGCCGCTTGCCCCGGAGGTCGACGGCCGGCCCCTGCCGATCGGGCTGCGGCGCGAGGACATCGCGCTGCGCGAGGTGGGGGACGAGGCGCAGTGGGACGACCATGTCCGGCTGATCGAGCTGCACCAGCCCTTCCGCGACTATCGCTGCCGGGTGATGACGCGCAACGGCCCCCGCTATTTCAGCGTCAGCGGCCGGCCGGTCTTCGCCGCCGACGGCCGCTTCGCCGGCTACCGCGGGTCGGCCGCCGACATCACCGAGCGCGAGCGGGCGGCCCAGCGGCTGCTGTCGAGCGAGGCGCGCCACCGCGCCATGGTCAGCGCGGTCGGCCAGCCCATCGTCACCATCGACGAGCACGGCGCGATCGATGCCGTCAACCCGGCGGCGGAGCGGATGTTCGGCTATCGGCAGGGCGAGGTGATCGGACGGCCGATCCGTGACCTGATGCCCGACCCGGAGGCCGGACGCCCCGGCCGCGCCCTGCGCGACTTCCTGTCGGCATGGCACGACCAGCCCGCCGCCGCGGCCCGCGAGGTGACCGGCCGGCGCAAGGACGGCAGCCTCTTCCCGCTGGAGGTCACGCTGGCCGGCTGGCAGGCGGGGGATCGCCGCTACTTCACCGCGGCGCTGCGCGACGTCACCGCCCAGCGCGAGATCGAGGACAGCCTGCGCCGCGCCAGGGATGCCGCGGACCATGCCAACCGCATGAAGGGCGAGTTCCTCGCGACCATGAGCCACGAGATCCGCACGCCGATGAACGGGGTGCTGGGCGCGCTGGCGCTGGTGGACGGGCCGAACCTGGACGACGAGCAGCGCCAGATGCTGGAGGTGGCGCGCAAGTCGAGCAACACGCTGCTGCAGATCATCGACGACATCCTCGACCTGTCCAAGCTGGAGGCCGGCAAGGTGGAGATCGAGCCGGTCGATTTCGAGCTGCACGCCGCGCTGCGCGACACGGTGGAGCTTCTGCAGCCGACCGCGGCGGCCCGCCGGCTGGAGCTGTCGCTGGTCGTGGCGCCGGGCCTGCCCGACCATCTGCGCGCCGACCTGCGCCGCATCCGGCAGGTGCTGGTCAACCTGATGGGCAACGCGCTGAAATTCACCCGGCGGGGCAGCGTCACGGTGCGGGCGGCGCCGGACGGGCAGCCGGCGGCGGACGGCTCCTTCCGGCTGCGGGTGGAGGTGGCGGACACTGGGATCGGCATCGCCGGCGAGGTGATCCCCAGCCTGTTCCAGCGCTTCACCCAGGCCGACAGCTCGACCACGCGGCGCTTCGGCGGCACCGGGCTGGGCCTCGCCATCAGCCGGGAACTGGTCACCCTGATGGGCGGCCAGATCGGCGTCAGCAGCGTGGAGGGCCGGGGCAGCACCTTCTGGTTCACCGTGCGCTGCTGGCCGGCCGAGCCGATGGCCGTCGATCCCCGTCCGGCCGGCGGGGAGGCGGGGGCCGGTCCGGCGATGCCCGCCCGGCCCCTGCGGGTTCTGGTGGCGGAGGACAACGAGGTGAACCGCGACATCCTCGTCACCATCCTCACCCGGGCCGGGCATCGGGCGGTGGCGGTGGAGAACGGGCTGGAGGCCCTGCGCGCGGTGCAGGACGAGGATTTCGACGTGGCGCTGATGGACGTCCAGATGCCGACCATGGACGGGGTCACCGCGACCCGCCACATCCGGGCGATGCCCGGGCCGGCCGGCCGCCTGCCCATCGTCGCGCTGACCGGCAACGCCATGCCGGGCTCGCGCGAGGAGTATCTGGGGGCCGGGATGGACGCATACCTGACCAAGCCGATCGTCTCCGCCACCCTGTTCTCGACGCTGGTGGCCGTCACCGGCGACGCAGCGGAGGCGGCGGCCCATCCGGCCTCCCATCCGGCCGGCGAGGACTGGCGCGCCGCACCCCTCGTCGACCGCAACCAGTCCGACTCCATCCGCATCGCCGTCGGCGACGACGGCTGGGATATCGCCCTCTCCGCCTTCGCCCGCTCCGCGCGGCAGACCGTCGCGTCGATCCGCGCGGCGGTGGGGCAGGGCGATCCGGCGCTCCACCGTCTCGCCCACACTCTGAAGGGCACGGCCGCCAATGTCGGGGCGGTGCGGCTGAGCCGCCTGTCGGCCCGCATCGAACGGGAGGACGAGCCGGCGACCCTGCCGCCGCTCGCCGCGGCGCTGGACGGGGTGCTGCAGGACACGCTGGAGGCGATGAAGACCGGCGGAGCGGGGTGA
- a CDS encoding response regulator yields the protein MLDDTSDDGLRDGQARVLLVDDDPDYLHMLALAFERAGYAVHRAPNGLEAQEVLRCMTVDLVVTDILMPESDGYELIMRLRRMSDPPPVIALSGGSDRLRMPLPQLAVLLGAAAAFEKASGLTDLLAEAARLTATRNAPGGTRP from the coding sequence ATGCTGGACGACACGAGCGATGACGGGCTGCGGGACGGGCAGGCACGGGTCCTGCTGGTGGACGACGATCCCGACTATCTGCACATGCTGGCCCTGGCGTTCGAGCGGGCCGGCTACGCCGTCCATCGGGCGCCGAACGGCCTGGAGGCGCAGGAGGTGCTGCGCTGCATGACGGTCGATCTGGTGGTCACCGACATCCTGATGCCGGAGAGCGACGGGTACGAGCTGATCATGCGCCTGCGCAGGATGTCCGATCCGCCGCCGGTGATCGCCCTGTCCGGCGGCAGCGACCGGCTGCGCATGCCGCTGCCGCAGCTGGCCGTGCTGCTGGGCGCCGCGGCGGCCTTCGAGAAGGCGTCCGGCCTGACGGATCTTCTGGCGGAGGCCGCGAGGCTGACCGCGACGCGCAACGCCCCCGGAGGGACCCGGCCTTGA
- a CDS encoding uroporphyrinogen-III synthase: MGGDLAGRRILVPESRDLDLFAGMLEQHGAETVRCPLVRILDLDDPAPAVDWLKRLVAGEFHDLILLTGEGLRRLRTVARAAGLEAETVAALGRLRIVVRGPKPVKALREIGLSPYRTAPAPTSEGVVAALADEDLSGRTVGVQLYPGNPNDLLLEAVRARGGVPVAVTPYRYANDSETGAVESAIRDMAAGRIDFVAFTASPQVRRLQEVAESRGLADAFREGLARTRIAAVGPVVAEAVEAAGGTVAVAPESSFHMKPLVNAIRDLLAKG, translated from the coding sequence ATGGGCGGTGATCTGGCGGGGCGGCGCATCCTGGTTCCGGAAAGCCGGGACCTCGACCTCTTCGCAGGCATGCTGGAGCAGCACGGGGCTGAGACGGTCCGCTGCCCGCTGGTCCGGATCCTCGATCTCGACGACCCCGCCCCGGCGGTCGACTGGCTGAAGCGGCTGGTCGCCGGGGAATTCCATGACCTGATCCTGCTGACCGGCGAGGGGCTGCGCCGCCTGAGGACGGTGGCGCGCGCCGCCGGGCTGGAGGCGGAGACGGTGGCGGCGCTCGGCCGGCTGCGCATCGTCGTGCGCGGCCCGAAGCCGGTGAAGGCCCTGCGCGAGATCGGCCTGTCTCCCTACAGGACCGCCCCGGCCCCGACCAGCGAGGGCGTGGTCGCGGCGCTGGCCGACGAGGATCTGTCGGGCCGCACCGTCGGCGTCCAGCTCTACCCCGGCAACCCCAACGACCTGCTGCTGGAGGCGGTGCGGGCGCGCGGCGGCGTGCCGGTCGCCGTCACCCCCTACCGCTACGCCAACGATTCGGAGACCGGGGCGGTGGAGAGCGCCATCCGCGACATGGCGGCGGGCCGTATCGACTTCGTCGCCTTCACCGCCTCGCCCCAGGTGCGCCGCCTGCAGGAGGTGGCCGAATCCCGCGGCCTCGCCGACGCCTTCCGCGAGGGCCTCGCCCGCACCCGCATCGCCGCGGTGGGGCCTGTGGTGGCGGAGGCCGTGGAGGCGGCCGGCGGCACCGTCGCCGTGGCACCGGAGTCCTCCTTCCACATGAAGCCGCTGGTCAACGCCATCCGCGACCTGCTGGCGAAGGGGTGA